The following nucleotide sequence is from Salvia splendens isolate huo1 chromosome 2, SspV2, whole genome shotgun sequence.
TTCCCCAAATGTGATCGTGCATGATTATGTGACGCATATTTGGTTATCTTGAATGCAACGGAAAATGGCTTGCTATGCTCCTCGTTGTTCTTCTTGGACAAGAAAACAGAGGAGCCGGTAAATTGCTGGAAAAACcattgagaaaaatgataaaattcatCGTTTATACAACTGATTTTCAAAATGTTCAGGTTCACCTTCGTCGTCGCGTTCCTTCTGTTGCTCACCGGCGCGGCTCTCAACGACCAGCACGGCGAGGAGAACCTATACTTCGGCAACTACTACTGTTACGTCGTGAAACCTGGTGTTTTTGCTGGAGCCGCGGTCCTGTCCCTCGCAAGTGTGACTCTCGGGATCTTCTACTACCTCGCCTTAATCTCCGGTAAGGATGGGAGTGAAGCGTGGGGCGCACCTGTTCCTCCCGGCCGGGGTGCGATTGCCATGGGACAACCTCAGTTCCCACCACAGGATACGGAGGCCCCTCCTGTCTTCGTGCACGAGGACACGTACATGAGGCGGCAGTTCACATAGGTTCTCGAGCTCGGGAGCTGTGGTGGTTGGTGGTGAGGAGTCTGTTGATATGAATACAAAtagttttgtttgtttgtttagaGATCGTTTCTAGTTTTCTCATGTTTTACTTGCATTTTTCCGTTTGAGTGTATTATTTTTGTGGGCAAAAGTGGAACTATGATTCCAAAGGCCAAATATTTTTTGGAAACTGGTACTTGTTGAGATAATAAATACtacaagtaatttttttttaaaaagtatccAACAATAAATTATCGGTTGTAAATCATTGCTTATATTAATAAGAAACTACAAACAAGTTACAAAATAAATGGGGTGTTATTGTAGATAGTAAAATcatgagtaaaggccaaaattggtcctgaacatatagtcattttacgattttggtcataaacattatcttttggattttttggtcctgcacatatggacatttgatcattttggtcctgcacatatggaaatttgatcattttggtcctccgtcaacattttcgttaaaaactaacggtcaacattatcttttggattttttggtc
It contains:
- the LOC121793009 gene encoding protein MODIFYING WALL LIGNIN-1-like; amino-acid sequence: MERRVILVCCVVGFLGLLSAATGFAAEAKRIKGSQVMFPSPSTCVYPRSPALVLGLTAAVSLMMAQIIINISTGCICCWRVSHQSSSSWTTALVCFVVSWFTFVVAFLLLLTGAALNDQHGEENLYFGNYYCYVVKPGVFAGAAVLSLASVTLGIFYYLALISGKDGSEAWGAPVPPGRGAIAMGQPQFPPQDTEAPPVFVHEDTYMRRQFT